Sequence from the Syntrophorhabdaceae bacterium genome:
CCACAAATCTTTTGATAGAAAAGATTGTATTCTCAGGGTTGGTAATGGCCTGCCTTTTAGCGGTTTGGCCAACGAGCACTTCTCCTTCTTTGGTAAAAGCAACCACGCTCGGTGTAAGCCTGCTTCCTTCCTCATTTATAATAACCTTTGGTTCTCCTCCTTCCATAATGGCTACTACAGAGTTCGTCGTTCCAAGGTCTATCCCTATGACTTTTTTTGCCATACACGTATCCTCCTGCTATTTTTTGGGGCCTTAGAAAATATAATGTCGGAATCCAGAGTTGTCAACGTTTTGGGCGTAAATTTGTAGGTCCCGTTATACATATTAAGAACATAGTACCCACCTATCTCAACTGTCAATGCGATAGCCTCCCTTAAGATAAATCATAATGGGCTTTTACCCGTACGGCAACGAAGACGGCCAGGAAGAGACCAAAGGCAACGCCGACGATGGCCCCTCCTGCCGGCAAATCCAGCAGAAAGGCGGCAAATATACCGGATATCACCGCAAGGACGCCGGATAGAGACGAAATGATTATCGTTGTTTTGAATCCTCTTGCCACCTGAAGGGCCGTGGCCGGGGGCAGGATGAGAAGGGCGGAAACGAGCATGATTCCCATGACCCTCATGGCAAGCACCACAGTCAGTGCGATGAGAAGCACAAGGACCTTGTTGATCCGATCTGTCCTGATCCCTGTGGCTTTAGCCGATTCTTCGTCGAAGGTAATTGAAAGGAGCTCGTGGTAATAGAAGAAAACGACGCACAGGAGCGCAAGGGAGAGCGCTATGGAGACGATCACTTCGGCGGGACTTATAGCCAGTATGTTCCCGAAGAGATAGCTGAAAAGATCCACGTTGAACCCCCCGGCTGCGCTCGCCAGTATAATCCCGCCGGCTATGCCCACGGACGATACAATACCGATCGCTGCATCCCCATAGATACGGGCCTTTTCCATAAGTTTGAGGATGCCCAAAGCGCTCGCCATTACAATGGGGACCGCCGTATAGAAGGGGTGCGTTCTGAGAAGAAGCCCCACGGCCACGCTTCCGAATGTCACGTGCGCAAGACCGTCGCCGATCAAAGACAAACGCTTGAGGACAAGAAAAATCCCCAACGTTGAACAGAGAATGGCAATGAAGCACCCGGCGATGAGCGCCCTCTGAATAAAACCGTGGCTCAAAAGGTCCGTTAAGCCCGTCATCTAAATGCCTCCAGTTCTTTTATTGCGCCCTCTTTCTCGAACCTGCAATCTCCGCTTGTCTTAGAACCCGTGCTCTTCATCCGGCGTCTAATCCCTGCTCCCTAATCATGCCGGTGGCATATGACGTGCTGCGAATACTCGCCGAAGTAACTCGCCATCTCATGCGACGCGCAGAAAGTATCGAAGGTACCGTAAAAGATCACCTGCTTGTCGAGGTAGAGGAGTTCTGTGGCGTGCTTCCCAATGGTCCCGAT
This genomic interval carries:
- a CDS encoding metal ABC transporter permease encodes the protein MTGLTDLLSHGFIQRALIAGCFIAILCSTLGIFLVLKRLSLIGDGLAHVTFGSVAVGLLLRTHPFYTAVPIVMASALGILKLMEKARIYGDAAIGIVSSVGIAGGIILASAAGGFNVDLFSYLFGNILAISPAEVIVSIALSLALLCVVFFYYHELLSITFDEESAKATGIRTDRINKVLVLLIALTVVLAMRVMGIMLVSALLILPPATALQVARGFKTTIIISSLSGVLAVISGIFAAFLLDLPAGGAIVGVAFGLFLAVFVAVRVKAHYDLS
- a CDS encoding Hsp70 family protein, producing MAKKVIGIDLGTTNSVVAIMEGGEPKVIINEEGSRLTPSVVAFTKEGEVLVGQTAKRQAITNPENTIFSIKRFV